Proteins encoded by one window of Azospirillum brasilense:
- a CDS encoding GxxExxY protein gives MRVVLDQRIEALTERVIGAGFEVFNTLGQGFVESVYQNALVHELRSRSLDVGLEVPFGISYKGSCVGTYFADIVVEDQVIVELKVAEAIGQPHIKQVVNYLRASRMPVGLLLNFGTPSLTVRRVLP, from the coding sequence ATGAGGGTTGTTCTGGACCAAAGGATTGAAGCCCTGACGGAGCGTGTCATTGGAGCCGGTTTCGAGGTCTTCAACACGCTCGGACAAGGTTTTGTCGAATCGGTCTATCAGAACGCCCTCGTTCATGAACTTCGCAGCCGCAGCCTGGACGTCGGGTTGGAGGTGCCATTTGGCATCTCCTATAAGGGCAGCTGCGTCGGGACCTACTTCGCGGACATCGTGGTCGAAGATCAGGTAATCGTCGAACTGAAGGTCGCCGAGGCCATCGGCCAGCCGCACATCAAGCAGGTGGTGAATTACCTGAGGGCCAGCCGGATGCCGGTCGGGCTTCTGCTGAATTTCGGCACACCAAGCCTGACGGTCCGGCGCGTCCTCCCATAA
- a CDS encoding BolA family protein — protein MEYATRMRRKLTDALAPERLDIQDDSGRHAGHGGAHPEGETHFHVTIVSAAFAGKSRVERQRLVYGLLAQEMAERVHALGLTTLTPEEAR, from the coding sequence ATGGAATACGCCACCCGCATGCGCCGGAAGCTGACCGACGCGCTGGCCCCCGAGCGGCTCGACATCCAGGACGACTCCGGTCGGCACGCCGGCCATGGCGGCGCCCACCCGGAAGGCGAGACGCATTTCCACGTCACCATCGTCTCCGCCGCCTTCGCCGGAAAGTCGCGCGTGGAGCGCCAGCGGCTGGTCTATGGCCTGCTCGCTCAAGAAATGGCGGAGCGCGTTCACGCTCTCGGCCTGACCACGCTGACCCCGGAAGAGGCTCGCTGA
- a CDS encoding invasion associated locus B family protein: protein MRWTGLFAFGAALLSALAATPASAVDFSKSAAEYGPEGAWTSRCEIDRMTDTKVCRLMNYRLFDDGKEVGFVALSVIPTGNDYHLFLTTSQGMIDNCAIRVDRQPRIETQIATLNMCMFPNFVSGRVVDQFRNGSTVLVRVNFLRAGKRDIDFPLNGFSRNFEEMQRSLQ, encoded by the coding sequence ATGCGTTGGACAGGTCTTTTCGCTTTTGGTGCGGCGCTTCTGTCCGCGCTGGCCGCCACGCCGGCCTCCGCCGTCGATTTCTCCAAATCCGCCGCCGAGTATGGCCCGGAAGGCGCATGGACCAGCCGCTGCGAGATCGACCGCATGACCGACACCAAGGTCTGCCGGCTGATGAACTACCGGCTGTTCGACGACGGCAAGGAGGTCGGCTTCGTGGCGCTGAGCGTCATCCCGACCGGCAACGACTACCACCTGTTCCTGACGACCAGCCAGGGCATGATCGACAATTGCGCCATCCGCGTCGACCGCCAGCCGCGCATCGAGACGCAGATCGCCACGCTGAACATGTGCATGTTCCCGAACTTCGTGTCGGGTCGCGTGGTCGACCAGTTCCGCAACGGCTCCACGGTTCTGGTCCGCGTGAACTTCCTGCGCGCCGGCAAGCGCGACATCGACTTCCCGCTGAACGGCTTCTCGCGCAACTTCGAAGAGATGCAGCGCAGCCTGCAGTGA
- a CDS encoding pirin family protein, translating into MTAETVRPVLTAVEGMEASDGAGVRMTRMVGTPRLRMLDPFLMLDYFGSDTPQDYLAGFPDHPHRGFETVTYMLAGRMRHWDNHGHEGVIETGGVQWMTAGRGVIHSEMPEQTEGLMKGFQLWINLPGRLKMSEPAYQEFAADRIPVETREDGTTVTVIAGTTGNGTAGPVRSGPTEARYFDVNLPAGATFSEPVPAGHAAALVVFEGSVVAPGSSVRLGGPRVLVLGEGDRAEITAGPSGARFLLLSGRPIGEPVAWGGPFVMNSREEVMQAYRDYEEGMF; encoded by the coding sequence ATGACCGCCGAAACCGTCCGTCCCGTCCTGACCGCCGTCGAAGGCATGGAGGCGTCCGACGGGGCCGGCGTGCGCATGACCCGCATGGTCGGCACGCCGCGCCTGCGCATGCTCGACCCCTTCCTGATGCTGGACTATTTTGGGTCCGACACGCCGCAGGACTATCTGGCCGGCTTCCCCGACCACCCGCACCGCGGTTTCGAGACGGTCACCTACATGCTGGCCGGTCGCATGCGCCACTGGGACAACCACGGCCATGAGGGCGTGATCGAGACCGGCGGCGTGCAGTGGATGACCGCCGGGCGCGGCGTGATCCATTCCGAGATGCCGGAGCAGACCGAAGGGTTGATGAAGGGCTTCCAGCTCTGGATCAACCTGCCGGGACGGCTGAAGATGTCGGAGCCCGCCTATCAGGAGTTCGCCGCCGACCGTATCCCGGTCGAGACGCGGGAGGACGGGACCACGGTGACGGTGATCGCCGGCACCACCGGCAACGGCACCGCCGGCCCGGTGCGCAGCGGCCCGACGGAGGCCCGCTACTTCGACGTCAATCTGCCGGCGGGTGCCACCTTCTCCGAACCGGTGCCCGCCGGCCATGCGGCGGCGCTGGTGGTCTTCGAGGGATCGGTGGTGGCGCCCGGCAGCTCGGTCCGGCTGGGCGGGCCGCGGGTGCTGGTGCTGGGCGAGGGCGACCGGGCGGAGATCACCGCCGGCCCCTCCGGCGCGCGCTTCCTGCTGCTCTCCGGCCGTCCGATCGGCGAGCCGGTGGCCTGGGGCGGCCCCTTCGTCATGAACAGCCGCGAGGAGGTGATGCAGGCCTACCGCGACTACGAGGAAGGAATGTTCTGA
- a CDS encoding J domain-containing protein produces MSKPRTRYDFSRYDQPRTAVRACDHPGCAGEGAYRAPKSRRQLNDYYWFCLDHVREYNRAWDYYAGMKPEQIEAEVRRDTTWQRPSWPLGFWGVQEKFLRDRAMHGFSFEFGREAGKDQSEESKQRRQAARSAEEEALVVLDLAPPVDFPRIKARYRELVKIHHPDANGGDKVAEEKLKEINQAYNTLKACYGA; encoded by the coding sequence ATGAGCAAGCCACGCACCCGCTACGACTTCAGCCGCTACGACCAGCCGCGCACCGCCGTGCGCGCCTGCGATCATCCGGGCTGTGCCGGCGAGGGCGCGTACCGGGCGCCGAAGAGCCGCCGGCAGCTCAACGACTACTACTGGTTCTGCCTGGACCATGTGCGCGAATACAACCGCGCCTGGGACTATTACGCCGGCATGAAGCCCGAGCAGATCGAGGCCGAGGTCCGCCGCGACACCACGTGGCAGCGGCCGAGTTGGCCGCTCGGCTTCTGGGGGGTGCAGGAGAAGTTCCTGCGCGACCGCGCGATGCACGGCTTCAGCTTCGAGTTCGGGCGCGAGGCCGGCAAGGACCAGTCCGAGGAAAGCAAGCAGCGCCGGCAGGCCGCCCGCAGCGCGGAGGAGGAGGCGCTGGTCGTCCTCGACCTCGCCCCGCCGGTTGATTTCCCACGCATCAAGGCGCGCTACCGCGAGCTTGTGAAAATCCACCATCCCGACGCCAATGGCGGGGACAAGGTGGCCGAAGAAAAGTTGAAGGAGATCAATCAGGCCTACAACACGCTGAAAGCCTGCTATGGTGCGTAA
- a CDS encoding ABC transporter permease translates to MTTDTFQTPGPTPGGPVQAAGFHSSLWQRIGFSGWTLATLVIAALVALPVLAVMSRVFVPTDGVWQHLVDTVLAEYLLNTVRLVFGVGVGTLVIGVGTAWLVTMCRFPGSRTLEWALLLPMAVPAYVMAYVYTDLLQFVGPVQTALREVFHWSRRDYWFPDIRTLEGAALMMTLVLYPYVYLLSRAAFLEQSVCVLEVSRTLGRGPWRSFFTVALPLARPSIVAGLALVLMEVLADFGTVQYFAVNTFVTGIYRTWFAMGQPVAAAQLAAVLMMFVLVLVLMERWSRRQARYHHTTTRYRRLPKHELKGWRAAAAMTACGLPLLLGFLLPAGLLVRMAVTAGDQAFGPVFLTLARNSFTLAALAAVLAVSLALVLAYGQRLRPTPLLKGAVRVAAMGYAIPGSVIAVGVLIPFAHLDNAVDAFMRQTFGVSTGLLLSGTIAAVLFAYLVRFLAVSFNTIEASLGKIRPTMDFASRVLGHTAGRTLIRVHAPIMWGSLLTAGLLVFVDVMKELPATMIVRPFNFDTLAVRVYTLASDERLTEAATGALAIVAVGIVPVILLSLSISRSRPGQTDE, encoded by the coding sequence TTGACGACGGACACCTTTCAAACCCCCGGCCCGACGCCGGGCGGCCCGGTTCAGGCCGCCGGCTTCCATTCCTCCCTTTGGCAACGCATCGGTTTCAGCGGTTGGACGCTGGCGACGCTGGTGATCGCGGCGCTGGTCGCCCTGCCGGTGCTGGCGGTGATGAGCCGCGTCTTCGTGCCGACGGACGGAGTGTGGCAGCATCTGGTCGACACGGTGCTGGCGGAGTATCTGCTGAACACCGTGCGCCTCGTCTTCGGGGTGGGGGTGGGCACGCTGGTCATCGGGGTGGGCACCGCCTGGCTGGTCACCATGTGCCGGTTCCCCGGCAGCCGTACGCTGGAATGGGCGCTGCTGCTCCCGATGGCGGTGCCGGCCTATGTCATGGCGTACGTCTACACCGACCTGCTCCAGTTCGTCGGCCCGGTGCAGACCGCGCTGCGCGAGGTTTTCCACTGGTCGCGGCGGGATTACTGGTTTCCGGACATCCGTACGCTCGAAGGCGCCGCGCTGATGATGACGCTGGTGCTCTACCCGTACGTCTATCTGCTGTCGCGCGCTGCCTTCCTGGAACAGTCCGTCTGCGTGCTGGAGGTCAGCCGTACGCTCGGCCGCGGGCCGTGGCGCAGCTTCTTCACGGTGGCGCTGCCGCTGGCCCGCCCCAGCATCGTGGCCGGTTTGGCGCTGGTGCTGATGGAGGTGCTGGCCGATTTCGGCACGGTGCAGTATTTCGCGGTCAACACCTTCGTCACCGGCATCTACCGGACGTGGTTCGCCATGGGACAGCCGGTGGCGGCGGCGCAGCTGGCCGCCGTGCTGATGATGTTCGTCCTGGTGCTGGTGTTGATGGAGCGCTGGTCGCGCCGGCAGGCCCGCTACCACCACACCACCACCCGTTACCGCCGCCTGCCCAAGCATGAGCTGAAGGGCTGGCGCGCGGCGGCCGCCATGACGGCCTGCGGGCTGCCGCTTCTGCTCGGCTTCCTGCTGCCCGCCGGTCTGCTGGTCCGCATGGCGGTCACCGCGGGGGATCAGGCTTTCGGGCCGGTGTTCCTGACGCTGGCCCGCAACAGCTTCACGCTGGCGGCGTTGGCCGCGGTGCTGGCGGTGTCGCTGGCGCTGGTCCTCGCCTACGGGCAGCGGCTGCGCCCGACGCCGCTGCTGAAGGGCGCGGTGCGCGTCGCCGCCATGGGCTACGCCATTCCCGGCTCGGTGATCGCGGTCGGCGTGCTGATTCCCTTCGCCCATCTCGACAACGCCGTCGACGCCTTCATGCGCCAGACCTTCGGGGTGTCCACCGGCCTGCTGCTGAGCGGCACCATCGCGGCGGTGCTGTTCGCCTATCTGGTGCGCTTCCTGGCGGTGTCCTTCAACACGATCGAGGCCAGCCTGGGCAAGATCCGCCCGACAATGGATTTCGCCTCGCGCGTGCTCGGCCACACGGCGGGGCGGACGCTGATCCGGGTGCACGCGCCGATCATGTGGGGCAGCCTGCTGACCGCCGGCCTGCTGGTCTTCGTCGACGTGATGAAGGAGTTGCCGGCGACGATGATCGTCCGGCCCTTCAACTTCGACACGCTGGCCGTGCGAGTCTACACGCTGGCCTCCGACGAGCGGCTGACCGAGGCCGCCACCGGGGCGCTGGCCATCGTCGCGGTCGGCATCGTGCCGGTGATCCTGCTCAGCCTGTCCATCAGCCGCTCCCGCCCCGGCCAGACGGACGAATGA
- a CDS encoding Fe(3+) ABC transporter substrate-binding protein — MHIGSRGVFAATFAATLLTMTGLASAAEVNVYSARHYDVDKDLYDAFTKKTGIKINVIEGKEEELIERMKTEGGNSPADVFITVDAGRLWRAQEAGLLQPTRSKVMEEAIPAHLREPEGHWFGISKRARILVYNKASVKPGEIKTYEELADPKWKDRVLVRSSTSVYNQSLVGSLLAAHGEKATEDWAKGVVANMARKPQGGDTDQIKGVAANEGDVAVTNTYYFARIASSTKPEDKAIADKLGVIFPNQDGRGTHVNVSGAGVMKNAPNKEQAIQFLEYLVSPEAQKMFTEKNYEYPIVAGAETAPVLVSWGKFKEDPLNAAVYGKNNAEALKIMDRAGWK; from the coding sequence ATGCACATCGGATCGCGCGGCGTCTTTGCCGCCACCTTCGCCGCCACGCTGCTGACCATGACGGGTCTCGCCAGCGCCGCCGAGGTGAACGTCTATTCCGCGCGCCATTACGATGTGGACAAGGACCTCTACGACGCCTTCACCAAGAAGACCGGCATCAAGATCAACGTCATCGAGGGCAAGGAAGAGGAGCTGATCGAGCGGATGAAGACCGAAGGCGGCAACAGCCCCGCCGACGTGTTCATCACCGTCGACGCCGGCCGCCTGTGGCGCGCCCAGGAGGCCGGCCTGCTCCAGCCGACCCGTTCCAAGGTCATGGAAGAGGCCATCCCGGCCCACCTGCGCGAGCCGGAAGGCCATTGGTTCGGCATTTCCAAGCGCGCCCGCATCCTGGTCTACAACAAGGCCTCGGTGAAGCCGGGCGAGATCAAGACCTACGAGGAGCTGGCCGATCCGAAGTGGAAGGACCGCGTCCTCGTCCGCTCCTCGACCAGCGTCTACAACCAGTCGCTCGTCGGCTCGCTGCTCGCCGCCCATGGCGAGAAGGCGACGGAGGATTGGGCCAAGGGCGTCGTCGCCAACATGGCGCGCAAGCCGCAGGGCGGCGACACCGACCAGATCAAGGGCGTGGCCGCCAACGAAGGCGACGTGGCCGTGACCAACACCTACTACTTCGCCCGCATCGCCTCCTCCACCAAGCCGGAAGACAAGGCCATCGCGGACAAGCTGGGCGTGATCTTCCCCAACCAGGACGGTCGCGGCACCCATGTGAACGTCTCCGGCGCCGGCGTCATGAAGAACGCGCCGAACAAGGAGCAGGCCATCCAGTTCCTGGAGTATCTGGTCAGCCCCGAGGCCCAGAAGATGTTCACGGAGAAGAACTACGAGTACCCGATCGTCGCCGGGGCCGAGACCGCGCCGGTGCTGGTCTCCTGGGGCAAGTTCAAGGAAGACCCGCTGAACGCCGCCGTCTACGGCAAGAACAACGCCGAAGCTCTGAAAATCATGGATCGCGCCGGCTGGAAGTAA
- the cobS gene encoding cobaltochelatase subunit CobS: MPSQGATQASSALFDHVPDITLSVRQVFGIDSDMQVPAFSQRTEHVPDIDEAYRFDRDTTLAILAGFAYNRRVMVQGYHGTGKSTHIEQVAARLNWPCIRINLDSHISRIDLMGKDAIVLRDGVQVTEYREGILPWALQHACALVFDEYDAGRPDVMFVIQRVLEVEGKLTLLDQNRVIRPHPAFRLFATANTVGLGDTTGLYHGTQQINQGQMDRWNIVATLNYLPVDAEVKIVASKVPEYDSEAGRKTVASMVRLADLTRAGFINGDISTVMSPRTVITWAQNANIFNDIAFAFRITFLNKCDEVERPTVAEYYQRCFGTELPETGVQANLV, translated from the coding sequence ATGCCTTCTCAAGGAGCCACCCAGGCCAGCTCGGCCCTGTTCGATCACGTTCCCGACATCACCCTGTCGGTGCGTCAAGTGTTCGGCATCGACAGCGACATGCAGGTGCCGGCCTTCAGCCAGCGCACGGAGCATGTGCCGGACATCGACGAAGCCTACCGCTTCGACCGCGACACGACGCTCGCGATCCTGGCGGGCTTCGCCTACAACCGTCGCGTCATGGTCCAGGGCTATCACGGGACCGGCAAGTCCACCCACATCGAACAGGTGGCCGCGCGCCTGAACTGGCCCTGCATCCGCATCAACCTGGACAGCCACATCAGCCGCATCGACCTGATGGGCAAGGACGCCATCGTCCTGCGCGACGGCGTCCAGGTGACGGAATACCGCGAAGGCATCCTGCCCTGGGCGCTGCAGCACGCCTGCGCGCTGGTCTTCGACGAGTATGACGCGGGCCGCCCCGACGTGATGTTCGTGATCCAGCGCGTGCTGGAGGTGGAAGGCAAGCTGACCCTGCTCGACCAGAACCGCGTCATCCGCCCGCACCCGGCCTTCCGCCTGTTCGCCACGGCGAACACCGTCGGGCTGGGCGACACCACCGGCCTCTACCACGGCACGCAGCAGATCAACCAGGGCCAGATGGACCGCTGGAACATCGTGGCGACGCTGAACTACCTGCCGGTGGACGCCGAGGTGAAGATCGTCGCCTCCAAGGTGCCGGAATATGACAGCGAGGCCGGCCGCAAGACCGTGGCGTCGATGGTGCGTCTGGCCGACCTCACCCGCGCCGGCTTCATCAACGGCGACATCTCCACCGTGATGAGCCCGCGCACGGTCATCACCTGGGCGCAGAACGCCAACATCTTCAACGACATCGCCTTCGCGTTCCGGATCACCTTCCTGAACAAGTGCGACGAGGTGGAGCGGCCGACCGTCGCCGAATACTACCAGCGCTGCTTCGGCACCGAGCTGCCGGAGACGGGGGTCCAGGCCAACCTGGTGTGA
- the upp gene encoding uracil phosphoribosyltransferase, with translation MRTHTEFPNLFILDHPLIQHKLTLMRAKERSTGGFRTLLREISLLMGYEITRDLPLTTERIDTPLQPMDAPVIAGKKLAIVPVLRAGLGMAQGLHELVPSAREGHIGLYRDHDTKMPHEYLVKLPEAEGRLFIVVDPMLATGNSAVHACDVLNRHGVDDENIRFMALVAAPEGMRVFAAAHPRVKVFTASLDSHLDENAYIVPGLGDAGDRMFGTK, from the coding sequence ATGCGCACCCACACCGAATTTCCCAATCTGTTCATCCTCGACCACCCGCTGATCCAGCACAAGCTGACGCTGATGCGGGCCAAGGAACGCTCCACCGGCGGCTTCCGCACCCTGCTGCGCGAGATTTCGCTGCTGATGGGCTATGAGATCACCCGCGACCTGCCCCTGACGACCGAGCGGATCGACACGCCGCTCCAGCCCATGGACGCGCCGGTCATCGCCGGCAAGAAGCTGGCCATCGTGCCGGTGCTGCGCGCCGGCCTCGGCATGGCCCAGGGCCTGCACGAGCTGGTGCCGTCGGCGCGCGAGGGGCATATCGGCCTCTACCGCGACCACGACACCAAGATGCCGCACGAGTATCTGGTGAAGCTGCCGGAGGCGGAAGGCCGCCTGTTCATCGTGGTGGACCCGATGCTGGCGACCGGCAATTCCGCCGTCCACGCCTGCGATGTGCTGAACCGCCACGGCGTGGACGACGAGAACATCCGCTTCATGGCGCTGGTCGCGGCGCCCGAGGGCATGCGCGTCTTCGCCGCCGCCCACCCGCGGGTGAAGGTCTTCACCGCCTCGCTCGACAGCCATCTCGACGAGAACGCCTACATCGTCCCCGGCCTGGGCGACGCCGGCGACCGCATGTTCGGCACCAAGTAA
- the cobT gene encoding cobaltochelatase subunit CobT, translating into MTDRENPVEAFKRSTAAAVRALSRRADVQVGFSTEPPGVAGLRVRIPTPARDLNPHDVATLRGAADAVSLRLRFHDNAIHLQRMPLGDSARAAYDALEQARCEALGASHMPGVAANLEAALDERYHKQGFERLEEREQVPLPEVLRLIAREAMTGAAPPPAAEHAVSLWRGWIEERLGKDLHGLAGHMADQDAYARAVRKLLTELDMEVGNDPDEPQEPEEDERDSGENENEPNKGQTQGEDDTQSQAESMTSQETQESDQGEQADEGTGEEGDTEMGQGEGAEEPAGPGQPWRPEARGRNEPDPNAYKPFTTRFDEVVDAAELCDPEELARLRHMLDQQLVHLQGVISKLANRLQRRLLAKQQRSWEFDLDDGILDAARLARIVVNPVLPLSFKKEKEMDFRDTVVSLLIDNSGSMRGRPISIAAMSADILARTLERCAVKVEVLGFTTRAWKGGQAREHWISSGKPANPGRLNDLRHIIYKDADQPWRRARKNLGLMLREGILKENIDGEALMWAHNRLIGRPEQRRILMVISDGAPVDDSTLSVNAGNYLERHLRQVIEYIETRSPVELVAIGIGHDVTRYYRRAVTIVDAEQLGGTMMNKLAELFDEDDRRGRSGWR; encoded by the coding sequence ATGACCGACCGTGAAAACCCCGTCGAGGCCTTCAAGCGCTCCACCGCCGCCGCGGTGCGCGCCCTCTCCCGCCGGGCCGACGTGCAGGTGGGCTTCTCCACCGAGCCGCCCGGCGTCGCCGGACTGCGCGTGCGCATCCCCACCCCGGCGCGCGACCTGAACCCGCACGACGTCGCCACGCTGCGCGGCGCCGCGGACGCGGTGTCGCTGCGGCTGCGCTTCCACGACAACGCCATCCATCTCCAGCGCATGCCGCTGGGCGACAGCGCCCGCGCCGCCTACGACGCGCTGGAGCAGGCCCGCTGCGAGGCGCTGGGCGCCAGCCACATGCCCGGCGTGGCCGCCAACCTGGAGGCGGCGCTGGACGAGCGCTATCACAAGCAGGGCTTCGAGCGGCTGGAGGAGCGCGAGCAGGTCCCCCTGCCCGAGGTTCTGCGTCTGATCGCCCGCGAGGCGATGACCGGCGCCGCCCCGCCCCCCGCCGCCGAGCACGCGGTCAGCCTGTGGCGCGGCTGGATCGAGGAGCGGCTGGGCAAGGACCTGCACGGCCTCGCCGGCCACATGGCCGATCAGGACGCCTACGCCCGCGCCGTGCGCAAGCTGCTGACCGAGCTGGACATGGAGGTCGGCAACGACCCCGACGAGCCGCAGGAGCCGGAGGAGGACGAGCGCGACTCCGGCGAGAACGAGAACGAGCCGAACAAGGGCCAGACCCAGGGTGAGGACGACACCCAGAGCCAGGCCGAGTCGATGACCTCGCAGGAGACGCAGGAGTCCGACCAGGGCGAGCAGGCCGACGAGGGCACCGGCGAAGAAGGCGACACCGAGATGGGCCAGGGCGAAGGGGCGGAGGAGCCCGCCGGCCCCGGCCAGCCCTGGCGCCCGGAGGCGCGCGGCCGCAACGAGCCCGACCCCAACGCCTACAAGCCCTTCACCACCCGCTTCGACGAGGTGGTAGACGCCGCGGAGCTGTGCGATCCGGAGGAGCTGGCCCGGCTGCGCCACATGCTGGACCAGCAGCTCGTCCATCTCCAGGGGGTGATCTCCAAGCTGGCCAACCGCCTGCAGCGCCGCCTCCTGGCCAAGCAGCAGCGGTCGTGGGAGTTCGACCTGGACGACGGCATCCTCGACGCCGCCCGTCTCGCCCGCATCGTCGTGAACCCGGTCCTTCCCCTCTCCTTCAAGAAGGAGAAGGAGATGGACTTCCGCGACACGGTGGTGTCGCTGCTGATCGACAACTCCGGCTCGATGCGCGGGCGTCCGATCTCCATCGCCGCGATGAGCGCCGACATCCTGGCCCGCACGCTGGAGCGCTGCGCGGTGAAGGTGGAGGTGCTGGGCTTCACCACCCGCGCCTGGAAGGGCGGGCAGGCGCGCGAGCACTGGATCTCCTCGGGCAAGCCCGCCAACCCCGGCCGCCTGAACGACCTGCGCCACATTATCTACAAGGACGCCGACCAGCCCTGGCGCCGCGCCCGCAAGAATCTCGGCCTGATGCTGCGCGAAGGCATCCTGAAGGAGAACATCGACGGCGAGGCGCTGATGTGGGCGCACAACCGCCTGATCGGGCGGCCCGAGCAGCGGCGCATCCTGATGGTGATCTCCGACGGCGCGCCGGTGGACGATTCGACCCTGTCGGTCAACGCCGGCAACTATCTGGAGCGGCACCTGCGGCAGGTGATCGAGTACATCGAGACCCGCTCGCCGGTGGAGCTGGTGGCCATCGGCATCGGCCACGACGTGACCCGCTACTACCGCCGCGCCGTCACCATCGTGGACGCCGAGCAGCTGGGCGGCACCATGATGAACAAGCTGGCCGAGCTGTTCGACGAGGACGACCGACGGGGTCGCAGCGGCTGGCGCTGA
- a CDS encoding diguanylate cyclase produces MTNSSDTRSPSDSLGLVLDEHLRWIGQWHRAVFFRGGEGGERVSAPASFAAWCVAVNADDLAHQPAVEKLVTLHEQMHRKAKLLLLKAADGESPSEADYEGVIARFEEFVLHLRRVERAFGAAASGLDPLTGLRTRRGMQEALEREHNRFRRNGPAFCVAICDIDRFKGINDTYGHDIGDRVLAATAAAISRGIRSFDEAFRMGGEEFLICLKETGLAEGFRVIERLRGELARTPVTLPDGRRIAVTASFGLVEAGEDLPVEEMVVCADRALYQAKNSGRNRVVRYGLDQPEVAAERSALPNRR; encoded by the coding sequence ATGACCAACTCGTCCGACACACGCTCGCCATCCGACAGCCTCGGCCTCGTCCTGGACGAGCATTTGCGATGGATTGGGCAATGGCACCGCGCCGTGTTCTTCCGCGGCGGGGAGGGGGGCGAGCGGGTGTCGGCCCCGGCCTCCTTCGCGGCGTGGTGCGTGGCGGTCAACGCCGACGATCTGGCCCACCAGCCCGCCGTGGAGAAGCTGGTCACCCTGCACGAGCAGATGCACCGCAAGGCCAAGCTGCTTCTGCTGAAGGCGGCCGACGGCGAGAGCCCCAGCGAGGCCGACTATGAGGGGGTGATCGCCCGTTTCGAGGAGTTCGTCCTGCATCTGCGCCGGGTCGAACGCGCCTTCGGTGCGGCGGCGAGCGGGCTGGACCCGCTGACCGGCCTGCGCACCCGCCGCGGTATGCAGGAGGCGCTGGAGCGCGAGCACAACCGCTTCCGCCGCAACGGTCCGGCCTTTTGCGTCGCCATCTGCGACATCGACCGCTTCAAGGGCATCAACGACACCTACGGCCACGACATCGGCGACCGCGTCCTGGCCGCCACCGCCGCCGCCATCAGCCGGGGTATCCGCAGCTTCGACGAGGCCTTCCGCATGGGCGGGGAGGAGTTCCTGATCTGCCTGAAGGAAACCGGCCTCGCCGAGGGCTTCCGGGTCATCGAGCGGCTGCGCGGCGAACTGGCGCGGACCCCGGTGACGCTGCCGGACGGGCGGCGGATCGCGGTCACCGCTTCCTTCGGGCTGGTCGAGGCCGGGGAGGATCTGCCGGTGGAGGAGATGGTGGTCTGCGCCGACCGCGCCCTCTATCAGGCGAAGAACAGCGGCCGCAACCGCGTGGTCCGCTATGGGTTGGACCAGCCGGAGGTTGCGGCGGAGCGATCGGCGCTTCCCAACCGCCGCTGA